Genomic segment of Hippocampus zosterae strain Florida chromosome 12, ASM2543408v3, whole genome shotgun sequence:
TAGTCTTGGCGATCCCTAAGGACAAACAAACGCACGAGTCGGCGCCGCTCCGCATCGCATTTGGCTTTGAGCTACGTTCAGGTTACGTCGTTCAGCCGTCGCGTGAAAGCGGCGGTTCGCCAACTGTGCCGAGTTGTGGCCGGAGCAACTTTTGTCTGTTACGTAAGACGACGTTGGCAGCTCATCAGCGATTCTTTGGGCGGTTTTGGTTTTCACAGCCAATGAACAGCCAAGCATTCCGCAGGGGAACCCGGCTGAAGTCATTTTTCCATAACGTGTCATCTTTAATTTCAGCGGGAAAATCTCTGGGATGTTTGCCGTGGCcgtacgcccccccacccccctaaaaaaaaaaagtgttccgtGGTGCTTGAAGGCTACAtactgttgctgtttttgtatgTTGCATATTTTCCAGACTTAGGAACTGTGGGAAATAATGACTGCTGCTGCAGGTCAAATGACGTTGGtaattttttcttccttttccatATCTttctcccccctgccccccaaaccctcaacaacccccccccccatctctcttTCTGATCTTCTCCAATCAGCCTGTAGAAATCCTTTCTAGTGAAACTCCATCCGTGTatgtttgttttctatttcttctGCGCAGTTCGGCGTCGAGCTTAAAACTTTAAAAGTTTTCATTCCTATTTGGAAAACGTGAAAAACATGAAAgacggtttgtgtgtgtgttacggcAATATGCAGATCAATGCATGTCCGTTTTATACTTGGTGCAATGTTCTCGAGGTTGGTAATGGGCAGCATCCGAAAAGGCGGCGCGCTAAcgtatccccccccccgccccccctgaaGCGGGCCCGATGCTTTAAAGTGCACTCGCAACGATTCATGTTAGCGGACGTTCGGTTGAAAGAAAGACGCCTGCGCCTGTGCCTGCACAACACTCGATTgcgacacaaaaagtctttgtaTTTGCCCGCAATGATTTTCAAATGCGACAACGGGAAGGAGCTGCGGCTCGAAAACCTCTTGTCAAAACGATCCATTTCATCCTGTGCAAAAAATGGAAagcaaatatttggaaatttttgaaatgtaaaaactCCGTTGGATTTATATACCggaacatatatattttttaaatgatcttaTTTTATGTTAGCAAACGCCCACATTCCTGCTATATCGCAGTGACACGAGGGGCTAAAAGGAGTTCATAAATATCTATTGTACATTTATAGTTTGTGTCAAActttacatttgttaaaaaaaaaaacatttaaatcattTTGATTTAATGGCTAAGCATGTAGCGGGGGTCACGTTGGCAACGTTTTTGGTGTAGCCCAGACAACAGGAGGGTTGAGCGGCTTTTTGCACATGATCCCATATCATTAGAATCCATTCATAagctttttatttgtattttttgctaACTGGTATATATAAGACGTCGTCCGAAAGCCCGCGCAACTGCAAACGATTTCGCTCTTGTCACCCTTAAACACAATCTGTAGTCATTCTCTTTTAACCTGTATGTGATTTGACacctgtttttaaacatctaTTCACATCTGCTCATTCTTTAGCACGTGTAGTGTTACCATTTTACCGTAACAAATATTTCACCCGGtgggaagaggggaaaaaaacccaaaacaaaacgacgcttaaccgccttttttttttttcttattccctCAGCAAGGTGAAGGTAACGCGGAAAAATTTGACTATGTAAGTATGAGCACGTCCCGATTCGTGTCGTGAAAATGGCTTAACGAGTCGGTTTGCGTGTCGTCAGGTCATGAACTTCTTGAAGAACATGGCGGGAAACGAGTACGTCGGTTTCAGCAACGCCACGTAAGTCATTTGAAAATGACCCATTTATGCTATGCGATCAGCGGCTCGGGTTGCAAGATTGTCACATGATGACATGAAGCTGCACTGTAcacatgaggggggggggggggcagtggaatttccacacacacacactggattcaAAGCGAAGTAATGACAGTGCTGTGTTTGTGTAACAGATTCCAGTCTGAGCGCGAGTCAGGAGACAGGAACTTTGCCATCGGCTActacttgaaagaaaaaaaggtttgaccTCTTTGACCTCAATGGATCGTCTTTCGGGATATATTCATATGAGACATTCAATTAACTCACTCAGCACCGGCCGATtccggaccaagtctgaaaagacgtttagaaacgtctttgggagtgaatgagttcatttgaTGGAAAAGTTCAGTTGTTCAATTCAAAAGTGGAACTGGTTGGTGTATTGAAGTTTACACATTCATGAAATGACTTTTCATGAGGCCAGCTCCCACCTCatttctgtattaaaaaaaaaaaataaagcaattctGGTGATTTTGGGGCTTTGAGCTTGCAAGAAAAATACACCAAATAGCTTTGGCGGCACATGGACAAAAAACAATTGATTAATATTTTTCTCTTTGCCCCGGGAAACATCATCGCCGTCCGTCCCCGGCAAGCAGGCGCAAGATAAAAACAAGCGCGTTAAGGACAATGTTGGatcactttttctttgttccatttttcaaaaggggtcattttgacctgcAACATACGCCACGAGAACGTTAGCATTCGTCTGCCGCGCCGCTTTTTTGTCTAAAGACGCGTTTCTTTTCTCCACCGCAGTGTTTTCCCGAGGGGACGGACATGACGTCTGTGCTGGATCTCTACTTTCAGGTGGGATCACTCATGCTCCACTtccaactgcccccccccccccaaaagtgccGGTTTTGGAGTTCATTTTGTGTTGCTACCGACAACTGCTCATTTCGCGATACAAAACATCGGCCCCCTTTCATCTCGGCTCATAACGTAGTAAGTAATGCTCTCTTGCgcttgtcccccccccgcccccattgccCCCCTCTTTAGCTGTGCTCCATCGAGGTGAACTGCGAGAGCGCCAGCGTGATGGCCGCCACGCTGGCCAACGGCGGCATCTGCCCCATCTCGGGCGAGCGCGTTCTTAGCCCCGAGGCCGTCAGGGACACCCTGAGCCTCATGCACTCCTGCGGCATGTACGATTTCTCCGGGCAGTTTGCCTTCCACGTGAGTACAAAAGACGCGGGCGGGCGGGTTTGGCTTGCGTCGCGGGTCAAATCcgcccatttaaaaaaagggaggggaaaaaaaacgtttcctgGCTTGGTTCACAAGAATGTGATTTTTAGACCACCCGTTTCAGACTCTTTTTGAcaacgggtcaaaatgacccagagatATTTGGGCTGTTCCTGAGAAGCAGCATATTAGCATATGCGCTCGAAAGTTAATACCAAATTGTTATCAGGATCTAATGAAACCTCTCAGACtaattttttacaaatatttaacCCGAGTTCAATGAGATTTGGACGCTTTTGGCTCACGGGTCAACTTGACCCCCGCAAAATTACCGCTGCGTCACGAGGGTTGACGCTCTTCAAACGAGTCGCGCCATTTGAACTGAGCAAGTTGTCTCGTTCAGAAACTTGAAGCGAAGTTAACTTTGTGTTTTTGCCACGGCAGGTGGGGCTGCCGGCCAAGTCGGGCGTGTCGGGGGGCATCCTGCTAGTGGTGCCCAATGTGATGGGCATTATGTGCTGGTCGCCGCCCTTGGACAAAATGGGCAACTCGGTCAGAGGGATTCAGTTCTGCACGGTATGAGGCAACTCACAAGTCGGATGACAATTGAACGCGCCTCAGGAAATACCCACGCTCCGAAAGCTCCTATTAcccgaacatccatccattatctaccgcttatccgtggccgggtcgcgggggcaacggctttagcagggaagcccagacttccctctccctagctacttcgtctagctctccccgggggatcccgagtcgttcccaggccagctgggtgacatagtctctccagcgtgtcctgggtcttcctcggggtctcctcccggtgggacatgcccggaacacctcaccggggaggcgctcaggaggcatccgaatcagatgcccaagccacctcatctgcccAAACGTGAAATTCCTCAAACGTTACCGTCTCTGTCTAAGCTTGGATTTTACGCTCACTCAAACCAAGAGCGCGACATCCGACTTTtctaatacagtacatgcacggAAGTTCgcatcaaacaaacacaatcaaGCAACGGGGGACGCCCGCCCATATTTTCTAAGTATGCGTCACAAGCGCCAACGGCAACAACAATGCCGACAAAGCCAAGACGAGGAATGTTCCCCAACAAAACGCCGCGGGGGCCAGTGCGCTGGCGCtacgcggcaaaaaaaaaaaaaatcacatgaatgAAGTATTTTGAAACAAGACACCCCAATGACTTTTTGTCCTAGTTGGGAGTGCGCCACGCTATTTGTTAGTcaagcgcgtgcgtgcgcgcgtctgGGAGCCGAGCCCGGATTGTTTGTTGATGCCTTGCCAATTCAATCACGGTCCTCACATCTGTCACGTCGTATTTGCGTTGCAGGACCTGGTGGAACTTTTTAATTTCCACAACTACGACAACTTGAGGCACTTTGCAAAGAAGCTCGATCCTCGCCGGGAGGGAGGAGAACAGCGGGTAAGGACACGCAGCAACACCCCCCCCACTTTGCTCACCCCCCCGGGCTTCTTCGCGCGCTAGTTCGCTCAACCGCccacaaatgtttgaaaacacgCTCGAGACGCCGAACGGTTCTGTTCTCATAATATCCACTCGGCTTCACGTGTTCTTTCTCGATCGAAAAGGGAAGGcgcttgtttttcttccttggAAGAAGGCGAAGCGCCGCCAACGCTCAGCGCGTGGCCCCCTTTTTGCCGTCTGGGAATTTGTGACTAACGTGTTATTCCTGTGGATTGACATGGCAGCAATTCCGCGGACCCCTGGACTATGAGAGCCTCCGACAGGAGCTGGCTCTGAAAGCCCCCCTTTGGAAAAAAGTCTCGGCCAACGAGTCGCACCAGGACACCTCCACCACCGTAGTCTATCGGATGGACAATGTCAGCGAATAGGTCGGCGGCGACGTACGTCCGCGCGCTCTCTCGCCGTCGCGCCGCCCTCAAATATTTATGCCACTTGGGAGGACTATTTATTGCCTGTGAAGCAGTTACTGCTGTGTTTTCTTTCGTTTGAATTCTTTTGCGACGGACACCCGGGATATGTTACTCTCTCGTTTATTTTTTCGTACACGCTCACTACGAGCTCACGTTGAATACGGCGTGCGCAGGTGCATATATCAAACGCCACACTCTTAATCAGTCAGTGATTGGGAGATGAATAGGAACATGGTCGTCTCAGTTGAGTGAACGTCCGCTCCGATATTAGCACAGTGGAATGAAAATGTCTTGAGGACTTTTTTAAAAggggaaaattgatttttgaaggctcgtctagagaaaaaaaatcgatgggCGGCCTGCCTTGCCTTGGCTGTCCAGCCAACGGGAAATTCGCATACGCCAATCTCCTCCAGAGGTGTTTGCTAATCTTTACTGAGCCAAGGTACACGTTTTGCCGTAGGGAAAatgtagcgggggggggggggggggggcgtggaatACATAAAACCTGACTCACAAATTGACTTCAGAAATGCATTGCACTTGTTTGGACGGGAATGCAGCAGTTTCGACTGTGAAATTTGTCAGCTACGTTTTTTTCGATGGGTCTTGCACGGTTGCGAAATTCAAGCTCGAGTAGAATTGTTTTGTAGTCACTGCatttgagataagataagataatatatactttatttgtcccacactggggaaatttacaacttaGATGCGCAAAGTTTCCGAGTTGAAGAGAAAGATTAGGGGCGATTCTCAGCTTGTCGTGTCCATTAGGATGCGAGTCAAACATGCTGAGGCACCTCGCACTCGGGACAGAATCCGGACGTAACAAGATTCCTTGGAACCgtttttaattgtgtgtgtgttaggggaggtgggggtacataatttaaaaacacatttttagacTCAAGACACCGCCTGTTTTCCTGTATcgtctcaagtttttttttatgtctagcCGTCAGTCACCTCAATCTCGAACTACTGCGACCGGCAATACTTGTCCGGGGGCGGGAATGTCGTGCCCGTCACCGCCGTGGCGCCGCTTTTCACTTGACTTTGATTCAGCGGggtcagctgctgctgctgctatcgTGCCGTCGTGACTATCAAGTCATGGGTAGCTTGTACAGGCTCATGGCCGTTGTTGGTGTTGCGGGAGTTGTTGTTACAAAGGATTCGAAAAGAGTTTGATGGGACGTCTTAGGGAAGACGCCCTCGTTCTAATTGCTTGTCATCATCGGCTGCCTATTTCCCaaaacgtgtttgtgtgtgagcgctTGTGGATTGTGCCGGAATGTggcgtggaggggggggggttaattcgACAGAGAAGTAGCATGTCACACCAGAGGAATTTCTCAGTTGATCGTTTTGGAGAGGGAACGACGTCCGAAATGCATGATGAGCAAAATGTTCAAGGGTTGCAAAGTggtgattatttaaaaaagaaagaaaaaaaagaagtaatcaAACGAAATGAATCCGCACACCTTCTGCACATTTTCCCGAAATCTACAATGGCAACCAATCCGACTCAAATGCAAATCCAAgtcgccggccggccggccggaggattttgaatgttttggttTGGCTTCTCGACTCGTCATTCTCACTGTttgcatgcacatttttttttcctataattTGTATGATCATTATGTAAAATCACAGAGTTGTAACCTACAGTACATGTTAttctttttgttgatttgtgtCTTGGGACATAATCAGTTGTATGTAAATTGGAAATGGAGGGtttccaaatggaaaaaaaaagttcaataatTAGCAAtggttgaatgaatgaaccctCCACTTCCAAGTTCATCattgttttttgatttttttttttgtctttggatttctttttttgtctgtccACATTGATTGTACCTTGTACATAATGTCTCCATAAAAGCCACAATTGTAACTTGTTCCATCATGTTCTGCATTTGTTTCTTTGACTgacagattatatatatatataaaatatataatatatctgTCTCACACGCACAGATCTGATATTGTTAAAATCCAATAAAGCACTTTTAGCTCTTCACGTGGACATTTTTAGACTTTAGTGCCATGTTTAATTGGATGTGGCAATTAGGAATGGTGTAGGGCAGGTTGCGGCACGTCAAGTGGGGGAAGGAACAGATGgccagaagagagagagagagagagagcaagcagCAATGCcggctagtgtgtgtgtgtgtttggggaagGGGGGTTGCAAGCAGGtgtgtccaaactatggcccgcggtCCATTTGTGGTCCATTGTCCATTTTCCAGCGGCCCACAGCATATACTTGAAGTGACATTTGCTACTTAATGCAGTTGTTCGACACTTTGAGCTTttctaaatacaagcaaaaatGGTTCCCTCCACTTTCTGATCCATGTCAAGGCCCAAATGGTGAACTTCTCACATGAAGGACCGCTTGAAAAATGGCCATCTTACAACAGATTGCTCCCGTTTTAGTTTATGAATATCGAGATGGGTTTCGGCCGCTCTTCAGTGCAGGGGCAGATACCATATCGCCCAAATCTAATCACTATTATATAAAAAATGCAGTAAATTGATTTGGGTGTGCTTGATAAAATATCTAGTCAAGACACTTTCAAGTGGTCCTTTGATTTTTCTGTATTTGGCATGTCACACCTGCTAGCATGTTGCTAGAGCAGACAAGAGAACCAACCGTGATACCATCTGCACAACAACTCTTGAtaacgtgtttaaaaaaaaaaaaaaagtaatatttttttaaacagataaCAGCGACACAATCTATTATTGATGCTTGGTTGGAGAGGCAATGGACAAAACCAAAAGAGAAGCAATAATCAAGAGCAAGTAAAGCAACTGCAAGTATGCTGTTGGAGAGGAGGTAAACGGCAATAGCGACACACAACCGCGTCTACTAACTTGCTAaagtatagtgtgtgtgtgggggggggggggtccacggTAACGCCGCAACTGGCCTCAAGCGGTTTCGCGCCACTCCCAATTGAAGTTTACTCGAGAAttacaccaaaacaaaatttcCAAAAGTGCAAGCTTAAATGCTAACAGACAATGCAAAAATTTTTCGCTGACGTTCGGAGAGCGCACAGGCAGAATGCCACAAAATATTTCCTCGTGGTTTTGCCGGTTGGCCAAGAAGGAGGTCGCTATTGGGTTGGCGCGGGCTTCGCACCGCGGGACACACGTGAAGGAGGTCCAAAATGAGCAATTGTGACCGTGTGGTTTGTGTCTTCAGGTCAAGTCTGTCATTAACTTGCTGTTTGCCGCCTACACAGGAGACGTCTCTGCACTGAGGAGGTGAACCACAAACCCAGTCGCATGTTTGAAACATCTTTTGAAAAATTGACGCGGATATTTTTAAGTTTCAAAAAAGATCTCGATGACGAGTTCTCTGTGCCAATTTGACCTGCccgttttgaaatgtgaaaatttAGATGATAAAACACTTAGGGGTCAGATTGACCCACgcaatttaaaatttaaaaattgaagTTTTAAAATCCACATGTAAAACGGAGACGTGTGTTTTCAAGtggaaattttaaaaatggacccAATTGGCTAAAAATTGTGCAAAAACTCTTCGGGTCAAAGTGACCTGCGTTCTAAGGTTGAAAAATCTAGATACAAAAAACTCCCTGGGTGAACCACGTAGTTTTtcagagagggggggaaaaaatacagtcggggtcaaattgacccacattttttttttattgtaaaaattTGGATTTGGGGTAAAAAGGAAGATCAAAtataaatctttaaatggctttttttggTGCCTTTTTCCAATTGTATTCTATTGAATGTCAATTGATTTTTCCACACAAATCTCATACACCTCTACCCTTAAAACGTTTTGGATCCAACTGACCCACCCTTTTAcaattattaatttaaaaataataattttcggCCAAATACGTACAATGTTAAATATACTAAACTGGAAGCGACcggcgcatttaaaaaaaaaggttgattaAAGGCCCCCCTAGCCGCTGTCTTTTTCTTTCAACTTTCATCCACTCATTGCTGTGACATTTGAGTTCCCCTCCCATCATTGCAGTTTGCTCCAAGGGGAGGCTTAAACTAAAGTGTCTGTATGCAGGTTTGCCTTGTCGTCCATGGACATGGAGCAGAGGGACTACGACTCCAGAACGGCCTTGCACGTGGCTGCGGCTGAGGGTAGCGTACACAAATGCAACTTGCCATGATTAGCTTGACATCCGTCTGCCGCCGCCTtggccacccaaaaaaaaaaaaacgcatgtgGGAAGCGGCTTGCTGGAGGAAAAGTGAAAGGAACTCTCACTGATGCAAGAGCAGAGTGTGAGGCGGGGGCATAAACCCCACAGGGGGGACGTTTTAGCTGCCCAAAAGCAAATTCGAACCCAGAATTgtagaactgtgaggcagtctAGTCACCGGGCTAATCATAgtgatttcattctttttttttttcttttccaaaatgcttcattttagtttgcaagttgattttttttttttcaaaatagtatTTGGCCAATGCGAGACAACACAAAAGGGGACTACATAACACAATAAAGTAAACCACAATATTCCTTCCTTCCCGTTTGTCAGGATGTACAGCAAAACCgaaatgaacacatttaaaatgaattctaACTGCTCATGGATGATATTGACAAAAAACGACATTTTCGTGATGATttcgtttcatttatttatttttattatttaaaagaatTTTCGTTTTAACCCAAATCTTTTGTTGCCCTGCCAATGATAGTTTgggtgattttgttttgttcggcGCTAGCTAGCCGCTACTCCTCCCCGCCGACTCGGTTTGCTTACTTGAATCCATTTTTTGGACAATCACAATCTGCCTAATCTGTCCTTTTGCTCGTCAAACACACTTGCAAAGGAATAAAGTGAATAAAATACCAAGTTGTAAAAATCATTCTCTTGAAATGATCGCATAACGCCCGCGAGGCGGCGGCAGCGTCACCGTCACGGGGCGGGCAAGCAGCGGAAGGTTTTCAGCCATTTTTCAGACACAAATCCGATCGAGCGCTCTTAGCCTGTTAACAACGAGCTAAAGAAAACGCGTGGCCAAAGTTGGGCGATCTTGTGACTGCACTTGTGCTTGCAGGTCACACGGAGGTGGTGCGTTTCCTGCTGGAGGCCTGTAAGGTCAACCCGGTCCCCAGAGACAGGTGGGTGGTGTCGAAAAAAGTCGACTCAAAAGTCAGAATCAAGCAAACGCATTCGAAGGGCGCCCAAAGAAAATAGACGGCTGggcgttttctgtgtttttgccGTCTGACCGCGAGCGACGAGCGTGCCCGGTCAAATAACGTCCTTGTGTGTGCAGGTGGGGGAACACGCCGATGGACGAGGCCGTGCACTTCGGCCACCACGACGTGGTGGCCATCTTGCAGCCGCACGCCGACAAACATCGGGCGGCCGACCCCTCGGGCGACGACGAGAGCGCAGAAAAGAGTTTGGACAGTCTGCTGTAGAAGCGGCGTCGTCTTTTGTATTCCCGTCGGATCTTCGGACGCGCTCCGAACCCCAATAGCTTCGTTCATCATCTCGAATTATCTCAGTGGAAATTGCTCTCTCGGTGTTCTTTTGGGGAGTCTTGTGCATTCTCCGATTGTGGCCGTTGCCGTGCGTGGAAATTGTTGTCGCGCTGACTATTTGCCGAGAACATGGACTTCTGCCGTTGGACGAGCGCAACCGCCTGTCTTTGTCTTTAGAGCGTTCAAACTATTTATCAACTCACGCGAAGATGAATGTATTTGAAGCAGATTTTTCGGGATGACCCGAAGAGTTCTTTTCCAAAatgccaaaaataaatatatataaatatatctatacacacacacacacaaatgtcctcacttcgtcaaaatgtcctcagtccgttggttaaaaactcgtgccggtcctcacaatgtcataagtacaagaacactcacacacacacagtcgaaCTAGTGTCGCATTTGGATATTTATCCGTTTCCTACCTTGGTCATAGCGCTCATTCCTTTTTAATTGCAACGTAAATTCCAGGTCACTTGAGCACATTTGTCATTTCACATCATTTGCACATCGAGTGGCAGCGCTTGCTTGGCATTCATCAGAAGCCAGGAAGTCGCTCGGCGCTTCACAAAGGCTGCCGTCTCGCCCCGGGGACGCGCGCTTAACTTGTGTCAATCAAGCCGTCTTCATTTTGCTCGGACAAATCTCAAATGCGCATTTAGGGATAGTGCTCAAAGGGTTCGTGGTGTTTTGGAAAAGAACTCCACATGCGATTGATGCTGATGTGCAACtttgggtgggggcggggggtacacCAACTCAAGATGTTAGATAGCTCGATTtatctttcttttcttctgcAAAGTGATTTTCTGTCTATTTGTCAAACGTGTCCATTCAAAAGAAATGTAAAGCGGCCGCCATTTATCATGCCGCAGTAAGTCGGCGAGCACAATGAGCCACGCGCACTCCCATTTTCACAGCTAATGAGCACGCGGCTACTCGTCATCTCTGTGATTGTATTAAAACGTCCTTTGAAAAATGTCACGCGTAGCCAGCAAACAAATATAAAGGTTGAGTTGAATTTATTTCTTCCCCAGCGTCATACACAAATGAAGGTGCTCGCCGACTCCCATGCGTTGacgaaaacaacaacacaattgcAATGCAACTGTTCAACATGACCGAGAATTGAAACGTAAGTGCACTTTTAAAAGgaggtacagtaatccctcgtttatcagggttaatggggaccgaaatcACCCGCGATAAAACGAAAATCCGCCAAGTAGCAAAGCCCCGCCcctatatgtacatgtgtatgagtataaaatatttataaggccaaatttaatgctATACATGCATGTACAAGTAAATTTTGTAGTAAtgaacattacttaatgctatatactaatcgATTTAAATTAGGTATaaattaggttaggttagtgtatgaaaaacaaaattcagtAATCGTATACTATGTGGtagtgtatatgttgctctatgtggctcgctgttgttttgttgactttgGCTGCCTCCCGCGGCCGGTAATTattaatgcatttatttatgaatatgtttgaaaaaaatccgcaatgcacCGAGGCTgcaataaacgaaccgcaaaaaAGTGAAAGATCGCTGCACTTTCAATACTTGGCTCGGACAGCATCACTGTATCAGTGCCATTATTTATAGATATTTAAACGGTGCTATCATTTACAGTTTCtaggaaaatatttcatttggaattgtttttttttttttttggttatcgTATCAGGCCTGATAGCTGCATGCAGTGACCAAACACGTTCACTATCCCCGATTCTCCCGTCCTCAAGTATTTTCAGATTGAAGTGAAACCACCAACTTGATGTTGCTCAGATGAGGTCGGGTTGATCCAAAATCTCCATCGGATCGCAAAAGTCTTTCTgcgggaaaacacacacacacacacacacacacacagtcaaatgATTAGTGTCACCGTGCTTAATTA
This window contains:
- the glsb gene encoding glutaminase kidney isoform, mitochondrial isoform X3, with the protein product MTAAAGQMTLQGEGNAEKFDYVMNFLKNMAGNEYVGFSNATFQSERESGDRNFAIGYYLKEKKCFPEGTDMTSVLDLYFQLCSIEVNCESASVMAATLANGGICPISGERVLSPEAVRDTLSLMHSCGMYDFSGQFAFHVGLPAKSGVSGGILLVVPNVMGIMCWSPPLDKMGNSVRGIQFCTDLVELFNFHNYDNLRHFAKKLDPRREGGEQRVKSVINLLFAAYTGDVSALRRFALSSMDMEQRDYDSRTALHVAAAEGHTEVVRFLLEACKVNPVPRDRWGNTPMDEAVHFGHHDVVAILQPHADKHRAADPSGDDESAEKSLDSLL
- the glsb gene encoding glutaminase kidney isoform, mitochondrial isoform X1, with protein sequence MFHFRLATVLKELLKANLKCPSAGWLATRHRCSDAASSSSAGFKLLNGSASRVTYPAAYLHVRPYCVKAEGDLKLDEPKKKDDGVEAAADKRRNAGILPSLEDLLFYTVAEGQETVPVHKFLTALKSTGLRTGDPRLKECMETLKATLKTTPDDVTLDRHQFKKCVQSNIVLLTQAFRKKFVIPDFQSFSSRIDELYESAKSLSEGQVADYIPQLAKFSPDMWAVSLCTVDGQRHTVGDTKVPFCLQSCVKPLKYAVAVHDHGTEYVHSFIGKEPSGLRFNKLFLDEDDKPHNPMVNAGAIVCTSLIKQGEGNAEKFDYVMNFLKNMAGNEYVGFSNATFQSERESGDRNFAIGYYLKEKKCFPEGTDMTSVLDLYFQLCSIEVNCESASVMAATLANGGICPISGERVLSPEAVRDTLSLMHSCGMYDFSGQFAFHVGLPAKSGVSGGILLVVPNVMGIMCWSPPLDKMGNSVRGIQFCTDLVELFNFHNYDNLRHFAKKLDPRREGGEQRVKSVINLLFAAYTGDVSALRRFALSSMDMEQRDYDSRTALHVAAAEGHTEVVRFLLEACKVNPVPRDRWGNTPMDEAVHFGHHDVVAILQPHADKHRAADPSGDDESAEKSLDSLL